TGGTCGGCCACATCAACGGCGGCCACACGGCGCTGCCCGACGATCAGATCCGCTGCATCTGCGAGGGCTGCAAGCGCGGCCTCGAGCTCGTGCACAACGGCAATGAGCGCTCGGCGCTGTTCACACTGCGTACCGCGCGCGAGATGGGCGACCTGCACCGGGTCATCCTCGGCACCGACGCGCCGGCCGGCTCCGGCGTGCAACCGCTCGGCATTTTGCGCATGGTTTCGATGCTGTCCTCGCTCGGCGAACTCCCGGCCGAGATCGCGTTTTGTCTGGCCACCGGCAACACGGCACGGATGCGGCAGCTCGACTGCGGCCTCATTGAAGTGGGCCGCTCCGCCGATTTCGTCATCATGGACAAGGCGCAGCATTCGCCGGGCAAAAACATCCTGGAGAGCGTGCAGCTCGGCGACCTCCCCGGCATCGGCATGACCATCATCGACGGCATCGTACGCACCCAGCGTAGCCGCAACACGCCGCCTGCCGGCAAGGTGCCGGAGGTGGTGGCGAAGTGACGCAGCCGGAGCGGCGCGCCGCTCCGCATCGTCTCTCCAAGGCGTTGAACAAATCGCAGGCCTGTTGCGTCTAACGCAGGCAGCCCTTGGCGGCCGCAGTTCACTGCTTGACCATCGGGAAAGACATGAAGAACTCGTCGCGAATAGCCGCCGGCGTTGCCGGGGCGGTGGCAGGCTATGTCGCGATCTTTGTGCTGTTTTCCCTCCTCGATTTCGGAAACCGGGCAGACCCGATCACATCGGGTCTGTTGGGACTCTTCGTCTACTCCCCCATCGGCGCGATCGGCGGCGCGGTGCTCGCCAGTTGGCTGGTGACGCGTTCAGGCAAGGATGCAGGCAATGGCAGCGTCGCGCGCACCAGCCTGAAGTCGCTGGGCGTGCTCGCCCTGCTCTGCGTCGCCGCCGTTGCCACCTACATTGTCTACGCCTATGCGACCGCCACGCCCTGGCTCAACCGGAACGGCAACAATCCCCTGCTCGTGTTCGAGGTTCGCTTTCCCGCGGGCGCAACGGTGCCGACATCTGCCCAAGGCATCACCATCGAATTGCAGACCGACCTCAACACCATGCCGGGCGAAGTGACCCCGGCCGCCTTCTATCGCGACGGCGACCAGCCTGTCATCGCAGGCGAGGTCGAGCTCGCGTTTCGAACCTCGCACCGGCAGCTCGCCGTCACCATCCCGGGCCAGCCGAGCCGGATCTACCCGATCGGACTATCGGCCTGGGCGCCGCATACGCCGGAGTTCGGAACGTGGCGACGGCTCGCTGACGGCAGCGAAATCCGCTACCGCGCCAAATGGCCGGGCAAGACATGAGCGATCAGCGCGACTTGGGTATCTCACAACGCACATAGGTCTGGCGCTTGGCACGCCCGACCGGGCCGTTATCCATCACCAGCTTGCCGTCCGCAGCGATGGATACCCGGGGATGAGAGCCGAATTTCTCGCCTTCGCCTTCGCAGGCGAGCCGCATTTTCCAGCCCAGCTTCCCATCTGCGGTGATCTCGCTGGCGCGGCACCGCGTCTCGTACCAATAAAGGCGATTGCCGCCCTCGATGCTCATGCGGTTGGCGCTGTCCTGATCGCGGCAATCCTTTCTGGTCGCGGCCCAGAAGCCTTCATAGGGCTGCGCGGCCAACGCAGGCGCACACTGGCCCGCGAGCGCCGCACCAAAACTCAAAGCCACCACAAATCGCGTCGCAGCTCTCATGCCGGTAGACCTCGACAAAGCCTTCATCGAGGTTAGTCGCCGGTCACCGCAGCTTGTTCAACAGCGCCATCAGCAGTTCGCGCTCTTTCGCATCGAGCGGCGCCAGCGTCTCGCGGGTGATCGCAAGCGCGTTTGGCGCCAGCTTCTCGGCAAGCTGCTGACCGGCGCGCGTCAGGCTGACCAGCAAGCGTCGCCCGTCCTCGGGATCCTGGCTGGTCTCCGTCAGACCACGCGCCGTCAGGCGGTCGATCACGCCCTTGATGGTCGCAACGTCCATCGCGGTGAGACGCCCGAGCTGGTTCTGCGAGCACGGCCCGGTCTCGGCGAGCTTCGACAGCGCCGCCCATTGCGTCGGCGTGAGGTTGGTCCCGATGTCGCGCGAGAAGATCGAGCTGTGGCGCTGCCAGACCTGGCGCAGGATGAAGCCGACCTGCTCGTCGAGCACGTAAGGCGGTTTTGCCGGTTTGACGCTCTTCTTCGCCGTGACGCTTCTCGCCATCCGTTCGCAGCCCTTCCCCTTGCCTCACAACGACAGATGCGCGTCGCGGATATCCGGACGCGCGTCGAGCTCGGCCATGGTGCCGCCGAAGCAGATGCGGCCGCGCTCGATGATGTAGGCGCGATCCGAGATCAGCCGCGCGAAGTGCAAATTCTGCTCGGAGACGACGATGCTGACGCCCTCCTTCTTCATGGTCAGGATGGCGTCGACCATCTGCTCCACGATCTTCGGCGACAGGCCCTCCGAGGGCTCGTCCAGCAGCACCAGCGACGGATTGCCCATCAGCGTGCGCGCGATGGTCAGCATCTGCTGCTCGCCGCCGCTCATGCGGCCGCCCGGACGGTTTTTCATCTCACCCAGATTTGGAAACAGCGTGAACAGCTTTTCGCGCGTCCAATGCGGCGCGTTGGGACGCTTGGGTTGACGGCCGACTTCGAGATTCTCCTCGACGGTCAGATCGGTGAAGATGCGCCGCTCCTCCGGCACATAGCCAAGCCCGTCGCGCACGATTTCATGTGTCGGGCGCGCCGAGACATCCTTGCCCTCGAACATGATACGGCCGGTTCGCTGCGCGACGAGGCCGACGATCGACCGGAACGTCGTCGACTTGCCGGCGCCGTTACGGCCCAGAAGCGCGACGACCTCGCCCTCGGCGACCTCGAAGCCGATGTCGAACAGGATGTGCGCCGGGCCGTAATGACTGTTGAGGTCTTGCACCGTGAGCTTCATGCCGATGCTCCCTCGCGATGCTCGGCATCGTATAGCAGGCCCTCGCCGAGATAGACGGCCTGCACTTGCGGATTGGCGCGCACCTCGGCCGGCGAGCCCTCGGCGATCAGCGTGCCGCGGTTGAGCACGATGATGCGGTCGGCATGTTCGAACACTACATCCATGTCGTGCTCGGTGAAGAGCACGCCGATCGACTTTTCCCGCGCGATTTGAGCGGTCAGCCGCATCAGATCGACGCGATCGCGCGGCGCCATTCCGGCAGTCGGCTCGTCCATCAAGAGCAGCTTGGGCTGGTTGGCGAGCGCGACCGCAAGCTCGAGCCGCTTGAGGTCGCCATAGGCGAGCTCGCCGCAGGGCCGATCCGCGTAACCGCTCATGCCGACCAGTTCGAGCAGACGACCGGCCTCGCCGCGGTCGAACTTCGGCGCCGAGCCGAACAGATTGAACAGCTGCTTCCCGTGCGAGATCAGCGCGACCTGCACGTTCTCGCGCACGGTCATGGTGGCGAAGGTTGCAGTGATCTGAAACGTACGCCCGACCCCGAGCCGCCAGACCTCGCGCGGCTTCCTGCCTGTGATCTCTTCGCCGAGCAGGCGGACGTGCCCGGAGTCTGGCTTGTTCTGGCCGTTGAGCATGTCGAAGCAGGTGCTCTTGCCGGCACCGTTCGGGCCGATCAGCGCCAGGATCTCGCCGGCGCGCAGCGAGAACGAGACGCCGCGCACGGCATGGATGCCGCCATAGGATTTGGTCAAGCCTTCGACCGCGAGAAGTTCGGGTGCGACGCTCATTCGGCAGACTCGATCGACTTGGCAAGCAAAGGAGATCCCGGCGGCGATGACTTCCTGCGGCGCTGCGCGAGCATCTCGAGCATGCCGACGATGCCCTTGGGGAAGACGACGACGATCAGCATGATGAAGCCGCCGAGCACGAGCTTCGACAGGTCGGTCTGGCTCACCAGCCAGATGTTCAGCGCCTTGTAGACGATGGCGCCGATCACCGCGCCCGACACCGTCTCGACGCCGCCGAGCAGCACCATGACCAACGCATCGACCGACAGCGAGATGCTGAGATTGTCAGGGAACACGCTGCCCTTGAGGTAGGCGAACAGCGCCCCGCCGATGCCCGCAGTCGTGCCCGCGATCACGAAGGCTGTCCATTGGATGCGCTTGGCATCGATGCCGATCGCTTCGCTGCGCAGGAGCGAGTCGCGCGTGGCACGGAGCGCGTAGCCGAATGGCGAGAACACCATGGCTCGCAGCGCGATGGTCACCAGTGCCGCGACGCCGAGCGCAAGCCAGTAGAAGTTCGACGGGCTCGCCGCCCATTTTTCCGGCCAGACGCCCAAAATGCCGTTGTCGCCACCGGTGACGCTTACCCATTGGAACGCGATCGACCACACGATCTGCGCGAAGGCGAGCGTCAGCATTGCAAAATAGACGCCGGAGAGCTGCACGGCGAAGAAGCCGAACACGGCCGCGCCCATGCAGCCGAGCAGCGGACCGAGCAGCAGGCACACGATCATCGGCAGCCCCGCCATTTTGGCGAGGAAGGCCACACCGTACGCGCCGAGGCCGAAATAGGCGGCGTGACCGAAGGATGCGAGCCCGCCGACCGACATCAGGAAGTGCAGGCTGACGGCGAAGATCACGAAGATCGCGATCTCCGAGCCGACGGTGAGCAGATAATTGCCGGCGAACAGCGGCAGGGTCGCTGCGACGACGAGCGCCGCAAGCGCGGCCAGCCGTTCGTTCGACGTCAGCGGCCGCCAGGGATTGACGGTGAGACCCGGCGTCTTGCGCGCGGCCGCCTCCGGCTTGCCGAACAGGCCCCAGGGTCGCACGATCAGCACCACCGCCATCACCAGGAAGACCAGGATGATGGAAATCTTCGGGAAGATCAGAATGCCGAAGGCATTGAGCTCGGAGACCAGCACCGCCGCAACGAAGGCACCGACGATGCTGCCGAGACCACCGATCACGACGACGACGAAAACTTCCACGATGATGCGCAAGTCCATGGCGTGGTGCACGGCATCGCGCGGAATCTGAAGCGCACCGCCGAGGGCGGCGAGGAAGACACCAACCGCAAACACGCTCGTGAACAGCCATTTTTGATTGACGCCGAGCGCCGCGACCATGTCGCGGTCCTGCGTCGCCGCGCGAACCAGCACGCCCCAGCGCGTGCGCTGGAACAGCAGCCAGAGGATGCCGAGCACGACTGGGCCAAGCACGATCAAGAACAGGTCGTAGCTCGGGATGTTCTGGCCGAAGAAATCGATCGCGCCCTTGAAGCCGGGCGCACGCCGGCCGACGAGATCATCGGGCCCCCAGATCAACACGACGAGATCCTCGACCATCAAGGTCAGGCCGAAGGTCGCGAGCAGCTGGAACAATTCGGGCGCATGATAAATACGCCGAAGCAGCACCATCTCGACGATCACACCGATCAGCGCCACCACCAGCGCGGCCAGCACGATCCCGCCCCAGAAGCCGAACGCCCCCGAAAAGCGTTCCGTGAGCGTGAAGGCGATGTAGGCGCCGATCATGTAGAAGGCGCCGTGCGCGAAATTCACGATCCGCGTCACGCCGAAGATGATCGACAGGCCCGAGGCCACCAGAAACAGCGACGCTGCGCTGGCGAGACCGGTCAGAAACTGTACGACGTAAAAGGCCATCGGCGGTCCGGGTTAGTGTTGCGTGGCTTGGCACGCTGGGTCTCGGTTCACCTCTCCCCGCTTGCGGGGAGAGGTCGAATTGCGCATCGCGCAATTCGGGTGAGGGGGAGTCTCCGCGGAGGCTCTCTGTCACCTCCCTCGCGGAGGCTCCCCCTCACCCCAACCCTCTCCCCGCAAGCGGGGCGAGGGAGAAGGAAGACATCAGTCCTTCGGACGCAGCTTCTCGACCTCGGCGTCGCTCGGCAAATAGTCCGAACCTTTCTTGTAGGTCGAATCCACCATCACGCCCTTGCCGTCCTTCAGCGCGGTTTTGCCGACATAGGCACCCAGCGTCGACTGATGGTCGATCTTGCGGAAGGTGATCTCGCCAAACGGCGACGGCAACGAGAGCCCCTCCGCCGCGGTGATCAGCTTCTCCGGATCGGTCGAGCCGGCCTTCGCCAGGATCGCGGCCGCCGACTTGATGGTCTGGTAGCCGACGATCGAGCCGAGGCGCGGATAGTCGTTGTACTTGGCCTGGTAGGCCTTCAGGAACGCATCATGCTCGGGCGTCTTGATCGAGTACCAGGGATAGCCGGTGACGATCCAGCCCTCCGGCGTCTCGTCCTTGAGCGGGTCGAGATATTCGGGCTCGCCGGTCAGGAACGAGACAACCTCGCGCCCCTTGAAAAGGCCGCGGGTGTTGCCTTCGCGCACCAGTTTGACGAGATCGGCGCCGAAGGTGACGTTGAGGATCGCTTCCGGATTGGCGGCGGCAACCGCCTGCACCACCGGGCCCGCGTCGATCTTGCCTTGCGGCGGCCACTGCTCGTCGACCCACTGGATATCAGGGCGCTTCTCCGACATCAGCTTCTTGAACACCGACACGGCCGACTGGCCGTATTCGTAGTTCGGCGCGATCGTCGCCCAGCGTTTTGCGGGCAGCTTGCTGGCGGCTTCCACCAGCATCGCCGCCTGCATGTAGTTGGAGGGACGCAGGCGGAAGGTGTATTTGTTGCCCTTGGACCAGGTGATGGCGTCCGTCAGCGGCTCGGCCGCAAGGAAGAACACTTTCTTCTGGTTGGCGAAGTCGCTGACGGCAAGGCCGATGTTCGACAGGAACGTGCCCGCGAGCATCGCAACGCCCTCGCTCGACACCAGCTCATTGGCCGCGGTCTGTGCATCCGCCGGCTTGCCGCCGTCATCCTTGGAGATGACGACGAGCTTCTTGCCGTTGATGCCGCCGGCCGCATTGACCTCCTCAACCGCGAGCTGCCATCCCTTGCGATAGGGCTCGGTGAAGGCCGGCAGCAGCGAATAGCTGTTGATCTCGCCAATCTTGATATCCTGCGCCAGGGCCGAATGAGCCATGCCGCCGGCCAGAAGCGCGAAGGCCGCGCCGACAAAAACGTTTCTTGCTCGCATCCCAACCTCCAGTTTTGAACTTCTATATCTTGCGCACATGATTTGATCGGAGAACCCGTGCCCGGCTCTCCGGATCACGTCTTATCTCAAACCGTCCTCGCCCTTGATCTCCGCAACCGTGAGCCCACCGACGCGCGGCAGCGGACGGCCGCTGTCGGTGACGGCGACCGCGACCATGATCTCGTTGGCACGCGGTGCGTCGTTGATCTGTACCTCCATGCCGTCGAAATGGCTGCGTACGAAGGCTGCGTCCTTGTGCCCCAGTGGGATGTCCAGCGTCGTGCCCGGACCGCTGCGCTTCTTCGACGACGGGATCAGTGCTGCGCCCTTGCTCAGGACCTTGCGCACCGGTGCACCCATCTTGGGGTGCAGGATCGCAGCAGCATGTTCCAGCTCCCCGTTCTCGCCGACTGCTGCGGCCTTGCCGTAGCTCTGGGCCTCGGAACCATCGATGCCGAGCGCAGCGACCGCGCGCTTCGACAGCAGTTCGCCAAGTTCCTCGCCGATCGCGATGAGCGGCGAGAGGTCCTCGACATATTTCCCTGCAAAGGGATTTTCGATCACGGCGATCGCCGCCGCGCGCCGGGTCGGCGGCGAGACCTGGCGGCCCATCTCCATCTGCGTCTCTTCAACGACGGTGACGATCTTGCGGATGATCGCGCTCATGTTTGCTTCCCCTGGACTCTTCCCTGTTCAGGCATGAACCGCGTTCTCCAGCACAAGCGGGCGCGCTTCTTGCCGTTCAATATCTTTTGGTCCGATGACAAGCATATCACCACAAAGCTGCAACACGGCCCCCTCGATCAATCCGCGCTCGAATAATTGCCGTGCACATTCCGCGCCAGATTCGAGGGCGGCTGCGATCTCGTTGCGGGACAGCTGGCCGACATCACGGGTGACGAGGCGTGGACCGAGATCACTGTCGGGCTGAAGCTCGTCGGCAGCGCACCGGATGATGGCGGGATGGCCGGGCAGATCGACTGCGTTGGCAATGATGGTGGCCGCCGCATCGGCCTGCGATGCCGTCGCCGCCAGCACCGTCACCGCGTCGGCGATGCCGAGGGAAAAACTGCGACCGTGACGCCCGCTCGTCGCGACGCCGCGAACGGGATCACCCGCATCGACCGTCATCGTCCGCATGACGCCGGCGCGATCGGGCCGGTCCATCAGACCGACCGAAAAATGCTCACCCCTGCCAAGATGAAGCGCGATGTCGCCGCCATTGTTGACATAGGCCCGATCGAGCGCCGCGGCGTCCAGCATCGCGCCGAGAATTTCCTCCGCAACGCTGCCGGCGACGGCGGCCATGGGCGTGACGAAGCAATCGGCGGCATAGGGCGCGACCGCGGTATGCATCCGCAGCGCGACCACGCCCTTCAGCGAAGTCCGCACCTCAGCGGCCGTCCGCAGCTCCGGCAATTCCGCGCAGAGCTCGTCGAGGAGCCCGGTGAACCGCCGCGCCGCAGCCTTATGGGCCGCGCGCACCTCGCTCGCGTCTCCCCTCGCCTCCACGATCAGATCAATCGGACCATCCTGCAAATGCAGCCGCCGGCCATCAGACAGCAATGCGATTTGCGGGAGCCTTGTCATGCCCGCCGTCCCGGAATCGGGTTCTGCCAAGGCAGCTGCCGAACATCGTCGCCGTTCTGCACTTCGGAGAGTGGCTTCACATAGTCCATGTGGCCGCCGAGCGCGGCATAGTCGGACAGCTTCATCGTGAACTCGATGGGCGCGACCAGCGCCGGCGTCGGTACATAGCCGAACGCGCCTGAAGGCATCTGCGTGACGTCCACCATGTAGGTGATGCCGCCGCCGGGCCAGACATAGACCGGGGCGCCGCCGCTGGTGACGCGCGTCAGCGCGTCCTTCACCGAACGCGTCAGCCTCACCGGGTTGTCGGTGACGCCCGCGCGCAAGGACCCGCCGGCGCCGGCCATGAACAGCACCGTGCACAGCGCCGGTTCGCAATTCTCCTGGATGCGCTCGACCGAGAATTTCAGGTCGGCAGGCATCTCGGTCTCGACCGGCTTCAAGGCCTCATCGAGCACGTAATAGGACGAATGCTCGCCGGTGGTTGAGACCATCAGCATGGTCAGACCGGGCATTGCTTCCTTGGCATCGAACGGCCCAAGGATCGCCAGCGGATCGGAGATGTTGGTGCCGCCCCAGCCGGTGCCGGGATCGGCGACCTGGAAATAGCGGCCGGGCGTCGAGCGCCGGCCCTTCATCTTGATGCCGGTGTCGGCGATGTCGAGCAGCTTGCCGGCTTGGTGCTCGCTGAGCACGCCGGTGATGTGATCGTCGACGACGACGACCTCGTCGACCTTGCCGTGCCATTGCTTGGCGAACATGCCGATCGTCGCCGAGCCGCAGCCTACGCGCATGCGCTCTTCCCTGACGCCGTTGACGATCGGCGGCTGGCCGGCCTGCACCACCACGCTCGCGCCGCCGTCGATGGTGAGCTCGACCGCCTTGCAATTGGCGAGGTCCATCAGCGTATCGCAGGTGACGCGGCCTTCCTTCTTGGAGCCGCCGGTCAGATGATGCACGCCGCCGAGCGATAGCATCTGCGAACCATACTCGCTGGTGGTGACGTGGCCGATCGCCTCGCCCTGCGCGCGAACCGTCGCGGTCTCCGGACCGAGATAGCGGTCGGTGTCGATCTTCACCTTGATGCCGCAATAGGAGAAGATGCCTTCGGTGACGACAGTCACCATGTCGACGCCATCGACTTCAGCGGAGACGATGAACGGCGCCGGCTTGTAGTCGGGATAGGTCGTGCCCGCGCCGATCGCGGTGACGAAGGTCGAAGGCTCGTGGACGATCTTGCCGTCCCAGTCTTCCGTGCGGCTGAACGGAACGAGCTTGCCGCCATGCGAGACGGTGCGCTCGAGGATCACGTGCGGATCGACGCGAACGAGCTTGCCGTCGTGATTGGCGTAGCGGTCGCAGGCGCCCGCCGCGCCCGGCTTGATGTAGCACATCACCGGACAGGCATCGCAACGGATCTTGTCGATGGCTGCGCTCGTTGTTTCCATCACCATGTCAGAGCCGGCGGACACCGCGGTTATCATTCGTATACGAACGATGTTGCGCGCGGTCCCGATGACTGTCAAGCGGCGGTGCGGCGCAAAAGATGCGGCTGCCGCATAAAACCTCATTTGCGCATCCGCTCTGTCCACAAAGGAGGCAGTCGCGCTGCAGTGCGGCATGCACGGCTTGCACGTTTGTGTACAAACGGTATCGTCGCAAGATAGATTTTGCAGCACTTGGCCGCGGGCTTGGGAACGAGGATGACGCAGACACCGATCCGCCTCACCGTGAACGGCAGGATCCACGAGGTCACTGCAGAGCGCCAGACGCCGCTGCTCTATGTGCTGCGCAACGACCTCGCGCTCAACGGGCCGAAATATGGCTGCGGCCTCGGTGAATGCGGCACCTGTACTGTCCTGATCGATGGGGCCGCAGCGCGCTCCTGCGTGATTCCCGTGAGCGGCTGCGTCGGGCGCGACATCGTTACGCTCGAAGGTCTCGGCACCCGCGACAGGCCTGATGTGGTGCAACAGGCCTTCATCGACGAGCAGGCCGCGCAATGCGGCTACTGCCTCAACGGCATGATCATGACCACCAAGGCGCTTCTCGCAGTCAATCCACGACCGACCGAACAGGAGGCACTGGCGGCATTGCGCTACAATCTCTGCCGCTGCGGCACGCATGTCGAGATCCTGCGCGCGGTGATGCGCGCATCCGGGCAGCTCACCGAGGCCGCTGATTGATGGCCTCCCCTGCTTCGACCGGAACTACGGGGCCATCCGGCTCGCTCGTCGTCGTCCGTAGCGTGGACGAGGTCACATTCGAAACCTTCGTCCGCATCACCGCGGATGGGTCGGTCACGGCCTATAACGGCCATGTCGATCTCGGCACCGGCATCCGCACGGCGCTCGGTCAGATCGTCGCCGAAGAATTGGATGTGTCCTTTGCCCGCGTCGTCGTCGTGCTCGGCGATACCGCATTGGTGCCGAACCAGGGCGCGACCATCGCGAGCGAAACCATCCAGATCACCGCCGTTCCCCTGCGCAAAGCCGCCGCGCAAGCGCGACACTTCCTGATCGCGCGAGCGGCGGAACGGCTGGAGCTGCCGGAGACCGACCTCAGGATCGAGGACGGCCTCGTGCGCGGGCACGACAACCGCAGCGTCAGCTATGGCGAGCTGATCGGCGGCGAGACCATTCGCCTCGAACTCGCCGACGACGTCGCCGTGAAACCCGTCGGCGAGTACGCCATCGTCGGCCAGTCGATGCCGCGTGTCGATCTTCCGGCCAAGGCGACGGGCGAGCTGACCTTCGTGCACGACATCCGCGTACCGGGCATGCTGCACGGCCGCGTGGTACGTCCGCCCTATGCCGGTGTCGATGCCGGCCCGTTCGTCGGCACCAGCCTGATCGCCGTCGATGAGTCCTCCGTACGCGATATCCCCGGCATCATAGCCGTCGTGCGCCTCGGCGATTTCGTCGGCGTAGTCGCCGAGCGCGAGGAGAACGCGATCCGCGCGGCGGAGCAACTCGCGGTGAGCTGGAAGCCAACGCCTGAGCTCACCAACCTCGCCGACGTCGAGACGGCACTCCGCGCCAATCCCTCGACACCGCGCACGCTGATCGACAAGGGCGATGTCGATGCTGCGATATCAGGTGCAGCCAGGCCGATGCAGCGCACTTACGTCTGGCCCTATCAGATGCACGCCTCGATCGGTCCCTCCTGTGCCGTCGCCGACTTCCAGGACGGCAACATCCGCGTCTGGTCCGGCACGCAGAACCCGCATTTGCTGCGCAGCGATCTGGCGCTGCTGATCGAGCGTCCCGAGAGCGAGATCGAGGTCATCCGGCTGGAAGCGGCCGGCTGCTACGGCCGCAACTGCGCCGACGACGTCACCGCCGACGCGCTACTGCTCTCCCGCGCGGTCGGCCGGCCCGTGCGGGTGCAGCTCACGCGCGAGCAGGAGCACGCCTGGGAGCCCAAGGGCACCGCGCAGCTCATCGACGTCAATGGCGGCCTCGACGCCGACGGCAGCATCGCCGGTTACGATCTTGCCACGCGCTATCCCTCGAACGCCGCGCCGACGCTGGCCCTGCTGCTGACGGGTCGGATCTCGCCCGAGCCCGCCGTTCTCCAGATGGGCGACCGCACCGCGATCCCGCCCTACGATTACGACAACATGCGCGTCGTCGCCCACGATATGCCGCCGATCGTGCGCGCCTCCTGGTTCCGCGGCGTCTCGGCGCTGCCGAACACTTTTGCGCACGAATCCTATATCGACGAGGCCGCGACCGAGGCTGGTGTCGACCCCATCGAGTATCGCCTGCGCTATCTCAAAGACCAGCGCGCGGTCGATCTCGTCAACGCGGTCGCCGAACGCGCCGGCTGGACGCCTCGGCCGGTGCGCGAGGAGAAGGAGGGCGAAGTCGTGCATGGGCGGGGCTTTGCCTATGCGCTTTATGTCCACAGCAAATTTCCGGGCTATGGCGCGGCGTGGTCGGCGTGGGTCACCGACGTCGCCGTGAACAAGGCGACCGGCGACGTCAGCGTCACGCGCGTCGTCGCGGGACAGGATTCCGGCCTGATGATCAATCCGGACGGCGTGCGCCACCAGATCCACGGCAACGTC
This genomic stretch from Bradyrhizobium sp. CCGB12 harbors:
- a CDS encoding ABC transporter substrate-binding protein; its protein translation is MRARNVFVGAAFALLAGGMAHSALAQDIKIGEINSYSLLPAFTEPYRKGWQLAVEEVNAAGGINGKKLVVISKDDGGKPADAQTAANELVSSEGVAMLAGTFLSNIGLAVSDFANQKKVFFLAAEPLTDAITWSKGNKYTFRLRPSNYMQAAMLVEAASKLPAKRWATIAPNYEYGQSAVSVFKKLMSEKRPDIQWVDEQWPPQGKIDAGPVVQAVAAANPEAILNVTFGADLVKLVREGNTRGLFKGREVVSFLTGEPEYLDPLKDETPEGWIVTGYPWYSIKTPEHDAFLKAYQAKYNDYPRLGSIVGYQTIKSAAAILAKAGSTDPEKLITAAEGLSLPSPFGEITFRKIDHQSTLGAYVGKTALKDGKGVMVDSTYKKGSDYLPSDAEVEKLRPKD
- a CDS encoding ABC transporter permease, translated to MAFYVVQFLTGLASAASLFLVASGLSIIFGVTRIVNFAHGAFYMIGAYIAFTLTERFSGAFGFWGGIVLAALVVALIGVIVEMVLLRRIYHAPELFQLLATFGLTLMVEDLVVLIWGPDDLVGRRAPGFKGAIDFFGQNIPSYDLFLIVLGPVVLGILWLLFQRTRWGVLVRAATQDRDMVAALGVNQKWLFTSVFAVGVFLAALGGALQIPRDAVHHAMDLRIIVEVFVVVVIGGLGSIVGAFVAAVLVSELNAFGILIFPKISIILVFLVMAVVLIVRPWGLFGKPEAAARKTPGLTVNPWRPLTSNERLAALAALVVAATLPLFAGNYLLTVGSEIAIFVIFAVSLHFLMSVGGLASFGHAAYFGLGAYGVAFLAKMAGLPMIVCLLLGPLLGCMGAAVFGFFAVQLSGVYFAMLTLAFAQIVWSIAFQWVSVTGGDNGILGVWPEKWAASPSNFYWLALGVAALVTIALRAMVFSPFGYALRATRDSLLRSEAIGIDAKRIQWTAFVIAGTTAGIGGALFAYLKGSVFPDNLSISLSVDALVMVLLGGVETVSGAVIGAIVYKALNIWLVSQTDLSKLVLGGFIMLIVVVFPKGIVGMLEMLAQRRRKSSPPGSPLLAKSIESAE
- a CDS encoding ABC transporter ATP-binding protein, whose product is MKLTVQDLNSHYGPAHILFDIGFEVAEGEVVALLGRNGAGKSTTFRSIVGLVAQRTGRIMFEGKDVSARPTHEIVRDGLGYVPEERRIFTDLTVEENLEVGRQPKRPNAPHWTREKLFTLFPNLGEMKNRPGGRMSGGEQQMLTIARTLMGNPSLVLLDEPSEGLSPKIVEQMVDAILTMKKEGVSIVVSEQNLHFARLISDRAYIIERGRICFGGTMAELDARPDIRDAHLSL
- a CDS encoding amino acid synthesis family protein, which translates into the protein MSAIIRKIVTVVEETQMEMGRQVSPPTRRAAAIAVIENPFAGKYVEDLSPLIAIGEELGELLSKRAVAALGIDGSEAQSYGKAAAVGENGELEHAAAILHPKMGAPVRKVLSKGAALIPSSKKRSGPGTTLDIPLGHKDAAFVRSHFDGMEVQINDAPRANEIMVAVAVTDSGRPLPRVGGLTVAEIKGEDGLR
- a CDS encoding MarR family winged helix-turn-helix transcriptional regulator, coding for MARSVTAKKSVKPAKPPYVLDEQVGFILRQVWQRHSSIFSRDIGTNLTPTQWAALSKLAETGPCSQNQLGRLTAMDVATIKGVIDRLTARGLTETSQDPEDGRRLLVSLTRAGQQLAEKLAPNALAITRETLAPLDAKERELLMALLNKLR
- a CDS encoding 6-hydroxynicotinate reductase, translating into MVMETTSAAIDKIRCDACPVMCYIKPGAAGACDRYANHDGKLVRVDPHVILERTVSHGGKLVPFSRTEDWDGKIVHEPSTFVTAIGAGTTYPDYKPAPFIVSAEVDGVDMVTVVTEGIFSYCGIKVKIDTDRYLGPETATVRAQGEAIGHVTTSEYGSQMLSLGGVHHLTGGSKKEGRVTCDTLMDLANCKAVELTIDGGASVVVQAGQPPIVNGVREERMRVGCGSATIGMFAKQWHGKVDEVVVVDDHITGVLSEHQAGKLLDIADTGIKMKGRRSTPGRYFQVADPGTGWGGTNISDPLAILGPFDAKEAMPGLTMLMVSTTGEHSSYYVLDEALKPVETEMPADLKFSVERIQENCEPALCTVLFMAGAGGSLRAGVTDNPVRLTRSVKDALTRVTSGGAPVYVWPGGGITYMVDVTQMPSGAFGYVPTPALVAPIEFTMKLSDYAALGGHMDYVKPLSEVQNGDDVRQLPWQNPIPGRRA
- a CDS encoding ABC transporter ATP-binding protein, yielding MSVAPELLAVEGLTKSYGGIHAVRGVSFSLRAGEILALIGPNGAGKSTCFDMLNGQNKPDSGHVRLLGEEITGRKPREVWRLGVGRTFQITATFATMTVRENVQVALISHGKQLFNLFGSAPKFDRGEAGRLLELVGMSGYADRPCGELAYGDLKRLELAVALANQPKLLLMDEPTAGMAPRDRVDLMRLTAQIAREKSIGVLFTEHDMDVVFEHADRIIVLNRGTLIAEGSPAEVRANPQVQAVYLGEGLLYDAEHREGASA
- a CDS encoding UPF0280 family protein, with product MTRLPQIALLSDGRRLHLQDGPIDLIVEARGDASEVRAAHKAAARRFTGLLDELCAELPELRTAAEVRTSLKGVVALRMHTAVAPYAADCFVTPMAAVAGSVAEEILGAMLDAAALDRAYVNNGGDIALHLGRGEHFSVGLMDRPDRAGVMRTMTVDAGDPVRGVATSGRHGRSFSLGIADAVTVLAATASQADAAATIIANAVDLPGHPAIIRCAADELQPDSDLGPRLVTRDVGQLSRNEIAAALESGAECARQLFERGLIEGAVLQLCGDMLVIGPKDIERQEARPLVLENAVHA
- a CDS encoding (2Fe-2S)-binding protein is translated as MTQTPIRLTVNGRIHEVTAERQTPLLYVLRNDLALNGPKYGCGLGECGTCTVLIDGAAARSCVIPVSGCVGRDIVTLEGLGTRDRPDVVQQAFIDEQAAQCGYCLNGMIMTTKALLAVNPRPTEQEALAALRYNLCRCGTHVEILRAVMRASGQLTEAAD